A window of the Lagopus muta isolate bLagMut1 chromosome 1, bLagMut1 primary, whole genome shotgun sequence genome harbors these coding sequences:
- the MRPS35 gene encoding 28S ribosomal protein S35, mitochondrial, translating into MAAAGWAVCGSGRWPVLARCCWRAEVVAYFSAPAASNREAQQREDSTRRRGRTEQFIRSHAPPRTERMAVDQDWSSVYPTAAPFKPASVPLPIRMGYPVKGGVPPPKEGNLELIKIPNFLHLTPPAIKKHCAALRDFCTEWPSALDSDEKCEQHFPIEIETVDYVSSGTSIRNPKARIVTLRVKLSNLNLDDHAKKKLIKLVGARYCKDTDVLTIVIDRCPLRRQNYDYGIHLLTVLYHESWKTEAWESEKTEEDMEEYIWENSSSQRNALATLLQIKATENVSNVTKEELLASEVIRNYRNSVIALKNEGETESNVSQYKESVKKLLNIQALP; encoded by the exons ATGGCGGCGGCGGGCTGGGCAGTGTGTGGCTCGGGCCGTTGGCCCGTGCTGGCCCGGTGCTGCTGGCGGGCAGAGGTGGTTGCTTACTTTTCTGCACCAGCTGCGAGCAACAGGGAAGCCCAGCAGAGGGAAG ACTCAACAAGGAGAAGAGGCAGGACAGAACAGTTCATAAGATCG CATGCACCTCCCAGAACTGAGAGGATGGCTGTTGACCAGGACTGGAGCAGCGTTTATCCAACAGCAGCTCCATTTAAACCTGCATCTGTGCCTCTCCCAATTCGAATGGGCTACCCAGTGAAGGGAGGAGTACCTCCACCAAAAGAAGGCAACTTAGAGCTTATAAAG ATTCCCAATTTTTTACATCTTACTCCTCCTGCAATTAAGAAACACTGTGCAGCTCTCAGAG ATTTCTGCACGGAATGGCCAAGTGCTTTGGACAGTGATGAGAAATGCGAACAGCATTTTCCTATTGAAATTGAGACGGTGGATTATGTTTCTTCAGGTACATCTATTCGTAATCCCAAAGCAAGAATAGTGACTTTAAGA GTTAAACTTTCTAACCTGAATTTGGATGACCATGCAAAGAAGAAGCTCATTAAACTTGTAGGAGCGCGGTACTGCAAGGATACAGATGTACTCACTATTGTAATAGACAG ATGTCCACTAAGAAGACAGAACTATGATTATGGAATACATCTCCTCACAGTTCTGTACCATGAATCTTGG aaaactgagGCATGGGAGAGCGAGAAGACTGAGGAAGACATGGAAGAGTATATTTGGGAAAACAGCTCCTCGCAGAGAAATGCCCTGGCTACACTACTTCAAATAAAAGCCACGGAGAATGTCAGTAATGTAACTAAGGAAGAGCTTCTTGCATCTGAAGTAATTAGAAATTACAGAAACTCTGTAATTGCACTTAAAAATGAAGGTGAAACAGAAAGTAACGTGTCTCAGTATAAGGAATCCGTGAAAAAACTATTAAATATACAAGCATTACCATGA